A stretch of Leptospira sp. WS39.C2 DNA encodes these proteins:
- a CDS encoding transposase family protein produces the protein MSMKQSKMVRSMLVQVFKEKYLWASKKEKSLILDQFVEATGFNRSYARTVLRKKKDNVVKLRPRKKRLSSYDDDVRFYLEKIWEILDRICGKRLVMAMPDVLAKLEQFKVFKIDKITKDKLLSISSASVDRLLKPARKKLGRKGTSTTKQPKYLIDRIPIKTFGEWKSSLPGFVQIDLVAHNGGNVFGGFYSTLAATDVCTGWTVCILVKDKTQFQMLKALIKLKKILPFPLLGIHSDNGAEFINQTILTYAERNDIQFTRGRPYKKNDNPHIEQKNYSVVRRNTGYLRIENQIQADIVRSLYQELNTYNNYFLPVMILKEKHRIGSKAIRKYDEAKSPYRRILARKDISKTIKASMKKTYEKLNIFELKNQINHWQNEFVKIAAPIRNPIVKVKVRRKKGIVHTIPKWRREVNSDTKNPFLERQRVEEMRRAAEQVWVKRK, from the coding sequence ATGTCCATGAAGCAATCGAAGATGGTGCGTTCTATGCTGGTTCAAGTGTTCAAAGAGAAATACCTTTGGGCTTCGAAAAAAGAAAAAAGCCTGATACTCGATCAGTTCGTTGAAGCTACTGGATTCAATCGGTCTTATGCCAGAACAGTTCTTAGAAAGAAAAAAGACAATGTTGTCAAACTGAGACCAAGAAAGAAGCGTCTATCAAGCTATGATGATGACGTCAGATTCTATTTAGAGAAGATCTGGGAGATCCTGGATCGAATTTGTGGGAAAAGACTCGTGATGGCAATGCCAGATGTCTTAGCCAAACTCGAACAGTTCAAAGTATTTAAAATTGATAAAATAACCAAGGACAAACTTCTCTCGATCAGTTCTGCATCTGTGGATCGCTTATTGAAACCTGCCAGGAAAAAACTTGGTCGCAAAGGCACTTCTACAACGAAACAACCTAAATACCTCATTGATCGGATCCCAATCAAAACGTTTGGCGAATGGAAAAGTTCTCTACCTGGTTTTGTCCAAATCGATCTGGTAGCCCATAATGGTGGGAACGTATTTGGAGGATTTTATTCAACGCTTGCAGCAACAGATGTTTGTACGGGATGGACTGTTTGTATATTGGTGAAGGATAAAACTCAATTCCAGATGCTAAAAGCATTAATAAAACTGAAAAAAATATTACCCTTCCCACTTTTGGGAATCCATTCCGATAACGGAGCTGAATTTATTAATCAAACAATCCTTACGTACGCAGAAAGAAACGATATCCAATTCACTCGTGGAAGACCATACAAGAAGAATGATAACCCACATATAGAACAAAAGAATTACAGTGTTGTAAGGAGAAATACTGGATATTTGCGTATTGAAAATCAAATCCAAGCAGATATTGTCAGATCACTGTACCAAGAATTGAATACTTACAATAATTACTTTTTACCAGTGATGATTCTAAAGGAGAAACATAGGATTGGTTCAAAAGCAATACGAAAGTATGACGAAGCAAAATCACCTTACCGAAGGATACTGGCTAGAAAAGATATTTCGAAAACAATAAAAGCTTCTATGAAAAAGACTTATGAGAAGTTGAATATTTTTGAATTAAAGAATCAGATCAATCATTGGCAAAACGAATTTGTGAAGATTGCCGCCCCTATTCGTAACCCAATAGTTAAAGTAAAAGTTAGAAGGAAGAAAGGAATCGTTCATACAATTCCTAAATGGAGACGAGAAGTTAACTCAGATACAAAGAATCCATTCCTCGAGAGGCAACGTGTTGAAGAGATGAGACGAGCTGCAGAACAAGTTTGGGTAAAAAGAAAATAG
- a CDS encoding adenylate/guanylate cyclase domain-containing protein yields MIQSGLISLWKILSEGIRAKLAWFTGTLIALTILLLSIITVRQQTAILSESYEKQAAVSKNFIAGLVMEIESISQNLIRIEEFKTRIEKQQEELKKYQTAKLVTKKKTVSVFGFKTNLFGSLGSSKVLKKFDTFFSVYLTKDDVAILEKEIRQQLRDASNRNISEREWNTLIHLASAYVKNEEKYLEIIKQPTPEDTEAKSKWELDIKNIKKEIRNHKSKLDLFIAKFYADSKKRKLEELGLDTKLFRIQTFPISAMIQGETSIASFDTQIIDNTSPIAKIDHFDQMESSLVDSFQKLSDDITAVEENEKQYVYEWREREIQALHSPLFRHQNSTKRAFNLIGIKSKLGDYREVIKEDYRITNELAQLIPKLRERIQYLKNAKPPIPPPKDKLFTSYYKSYNELISEREKVYNEVSLRYPISKELEEKIESIRSLRDVTLEDWVLLKFKTDPLEYEKYYQDPEARDEQRNRWKAIRKWIVSAEQETPTKELKKMFPDGSFGHSRSESEEIMWRLDGTQLLESENVPLMVLHDNFSGLIRTLVDRTDGIRAIKDNRNQIVFTAITICLVAIIFAIIISGVVVQKIRKIIRSAEDVGQGNLHVHFDDGGNDEFGNLTVALNQMVSGLKEREKMRGVLGSMVDPVVVGEALKDLEKLKRGSEKVITAFFSDIAGFSTISEKLNSKELADLLNEYLSAMTLILKQHDGVLDKYIGDAIVGIFNAPLDVENHCLKAVTASVEMRDKLEVLKKEWIQKNSYIPEAHNMKFRIGLNLGYAKVGFMGTDALASYTMMGDTVNLAARLEAAGKDYGVCILVSEFVHDEIKDHFFTRKLDTVRVKGKSKPVTLFEVRSKKGEESEEEKKFVNAYETALFSYFNRKFSDAKTQFESLYRSTKDESSKLLLERCQYYIETPPELDWDGSFTRTKK; encoded by the coding sequence ATGATTCAGTCTGGATTGATATCCCTTTGGAAAATCCTATCGGAAGGGATTCGTGCAAAACTTGCCTGGTTTACTGGGACACTCATTGCCTTGACCATTTTACTTTTATCCATCATCACGGTCCGGCAACAGACTGCCATCCTCTCAGAGAGTTACGAAAAACAAGCCGCTGTTTCCAAAAACTTTATTGCTGGACTTGTCATGGAGATTGAATCCATTTCTCAGAATTTAATACGTATTGAAGAGTTTAAAACTCGAATTGAAAAACAACAAGAAGAACTAAAAAAATACCAAACTGCCAAACTTGTGACAAAGAAAAAAACCGTTTCGGTTTTTGGATTCAAAACAAATTTATTTGGATCCCTTGGTTCTTCGAAAGTGCTGAAAAAGTTTGATACATTTTTTTCTGTCTATTTAACCAAAGATGACGTTGCAATTTTAGAAAAGGAAATCCGCCAACAACTGAGAGACGCTTCCAATCGAAATATCAGCGAAAGAGAATGGAATACATTGATTCATTTGGCATCCGCTTATGTCAAAAATGAAGAAAAATATTTAGAGATCATTAAACAACCTACCCCAGAAGATACCGAAGCAAAATCAAAATGGGAACTGGATATCAAAAACATCAAAAAAGAAATTAGAAATCATAAATCAAAACTTGATTTGTTCATCGCAAAGTTTTATGCAGATTCTAAAAAAAGAAAATTGGAAGAGTTAGGTCTTGATACAAAATTATTTCGTATCCAAACATTCCCAATTTCGGCAATGATCCAAGGAGAAACATCCATTGCATCTTTTGATACTCAGATCATCGACAATACTTCTCCAATAGCCAAAATTGATCATTTTGACCAGATGGAAAGTAGTTTGGTAGATTCCTTTCAAAAACTTTCAGATGATATCACCGCTGTTGAAGAAAATGAAAAACAATACGTTTATGAATGGAGAGAAAGAGAAATACAGGCACTCCACTCACCTCTTTTCCGACACCAAAACTCAACCAAACGTGCATTTAACTTAATTGGCATCAAATCAAAATTAGGTGATTACCGAGAAGTAATCAAAGAAGATTATAGGATCACAAACGAATTAGCCCAACTAATCCCAAAATTAAGAGAAAGAATTCAGTATTTAAAAAATGCAAAACCACCTATTCCTCCACCAAAGGACAAACTCTTCACAAGTTATTATAAATCTTACAACGAATTGATTTCCGAAAGGGAAAAAGTTTATAATGAAGTTTCGTTACGGTACCCAATTTCTAAAGAGTTGGAAGAAAAAATTGAATCAATTCGAAGTTTACGAGATGTCACTTTAGAAGACTGGGTCCTTTTAAAATTCAAAACTGATCCTTTAGAATATGAAAAATATTACCAAGACCCGGAAGCAAGGGATGAACAAAGGAATCGATGGAAAGCCATTCGGAAATGGATTGTTTCAGCGGAACAAGAAACCCCAACAAAAGAATTAAAAAAAATGTTTCCTGATGGAAGTTTTGGTCACTCGCGGAGTGAATCTGAAGAAATAATGTGGAGGTTGGATGGAACTCAATTATTAGAATCTGAGAATGTTCCACTGATGGTATTACACGACAATTTTTCAGGTCTGATTAGAACACTAGTAGACCGTACGGATGGGATCAGGGCCATCAAAGACAATCGAAACCAAATTGTTTTTACTGCGATTACAATTTGTCTTGTCGCTATCATTTTTGCAATTATCATCTCAGGTGTTGTCGTACAAAAAATACGGAAAATCATTCGAAGTGCGGAAGATGTTGGCCAAGGGAATTTACATGTACATTTTGATGACGGTGGCAATGATGAATTCGGTAACCTAACAGTTGCCTTAAACCAAATGGTTTCAGGACTCAAAGAAAGGGAAAAAATGCGAGGGGTTCTTGGTAGTATGGTAGACCCTGTAGTTGTTGGGGAAGCATTAAAGGATTTAGAGAAATTAAAACGAGGTAGTGAAAAAGTAATCACTGCATTTTTCTCTGACATTGCAGGTTTTAGTACCATTTCTGAAAAACTCAATTCAAAAGAACTCGCAGACCTACTCAATGAATACCTTTCGGCAATGACACTCATCCTCAAACAACATGATGGTGTTTTGGATAAATACATCGGGGATGCCATTGTTGGTATCTTCAATGCCCCTCTTGATGTTGAAAACCATTGTTTAAAAGCAGTAACCGCTAGTGTCGAAATGAGAGATAAATTGGAAGTTCTCAAAAAAGAATGGATCCAAAAAAATTCCTACATCCCTGAAGCTCATAATATGAAATTCAGAATTGGTCTTAACTTAGGTTATGCGAAAGTGGGATTTATGGGAACAGATGCACTGGCATCCTATACCATGATGGGTGATACGGTGAATCTAGCTGCAAGACTAGAAGCTGCGGGAAAAGATTACGGAGTTTGTATTTTGGTGTCCGAATTTGTACACGATGAAATCAAGGATCATTTTTTTACGCGTAAACTGGACACGGTGCGTGTGAAAGGAAAATCCAAACCTGTCACTTTGTTTGAAGTCAGGAGTAAAAAAGGAGAGGAATCGGAAGAAGAGAAAAAGTTTGTAAATGCCTACGAAACTGCACTTTTTTCTTATTTCAACCGCAAGTTTTCCGATGCCAAAACACAGTTTGAAAGCTTATATAGATCCACAAAGGATGAATCAAGCAAACTGCTCTTAGAACGATGCCAATACTATATAGAAACACCACCTGAATTGGATTGGGATGGTTCGTTTACAAGGACAAAAAAGTAA
- a CDS encoding FecR domain-containing protein translates to MSEFEDQKHIEALEALLRKPSKVTEQVEFPRWEDVATRSIRHELEKMPSETNKVISFFRKPMGLTVVGGTTFAIAATILFAFILKPTNNSIQVSSSAVMEEKRVIVTPLSVSVSQVKGKVFVVPSGSNTPVPLVEKYQLTSGDHIITDLSSQVDLHFETGSWIRVSSQSEVLVNTIEKTNEGTHSQKFEVKKGKLYASVSKLSKDSEFVVQAGEHLTQVRGTIFSVSFNGNIETVAVREGSVAFGDLILNAKQQVVVKQGETIPQVASQVSPKEDKELKAFSTQAMLAKESMLYKEHSRLELVRLEDGTEYRGVILGQSETHLHFQGMDGKFEIPIQNILETEKIR, encoded by the coding sequence ATGAGCGAATTTGAAGACCAAAAACACATCGAAGCTTTAGAAGCCCTTTTGCGTAAACCATCCAAGGTGACAGAGCAGGTGGAATTCCCACGTTGGGAAGACGTAGCCACTCGATCGATTCGTCATGAATTGGAAAAAATGCCTTCGGAAACAAACAAAGTCATATCCTTTTTTCGAAAGCCAATGGGCCTTACCGTTGTTGGTGGGACAACTTTTGCGATTGCCGCAACCATACTTTTTGCCTTTATATTAAAACCAACGAACAATTCAATTCAAGTGTCTTCTTCAGCCGTTATGGAAGAAAAACGTGTGATCGTGACACCTTTGTCCGTTTCCGTTTCCCAAGTGAAGGGCAAAGTTTTTGTTGTTCCATCTGGTAGCAATACACCAGTCCCTCTAGTTGAAAAATACCAACTCACTTCTGGTGACCACATCATTACGGACTTATCCTCACAAGTTGATCTACATTTTGAAACTGGTTCATGGATACGAGTGAGTTCACAATCAGAAGTTTTAGTGAATACAATTGAAAAAACCAATGAAGGAACCCATTCACAAAAATTTGAAGTGAAGAAGGGGAAACTTTATGCATCCGTTTCTAAACTATCAAAAGATAGTGAATTTGTTGTCCAAGCTGGAGAGCACCTTACACAAGTTCGAGGGACAATATTCAGTGTTTCATTTAATGGAAACATTGAAACCGTAGCTGTTAGAGAAGGTTCCGTTGCATTTGGAGACTTAATCTTAAATGCCAAACAACAAGTAGTGGTTAAACAAGGTGAGACAATACCTCAAGTGGCATCGCAAGTTAGCCCCAAAGAAGACAAAGAACTCAAAGCATTTTCCACACAAGCCATGCTTGCCAAGGAATCTATGTTGTATAAGGAACATTCTCGCTTAGAACTTGTACGATTGGAAGACGGAACAGAGTACCGAGGAGTCATCCTAGGACAATCCGAAACTCATCTCCACTTCCAAGGTATGGACGGGAAGTTTGAAATCCCGATCCAAAACATTCTCGAAACTGAAAAAATCCGCTAA
- a CDS encoding OsmC family protein: MHIHLKRIESPFVLQATNESGNSIQIDASPEIGGKNSGPRPMELLIMGLAGCSSIDVLMILNKYRIEVKDYSVDVEADREKVEEANLFKKIHMKFFVKGDFQETQVKRAIDLSLEKYCSVAKTLEKTASITYELELVS, from the coding sequence ATGCATATCCATTTAAAACGAATTGAATCCCCCTTTGTCCTCCAAGCAACGAATGAATCTGGAAATTCAATCCAAATCGATGCCTCACCTGAAATTGGTGGGAAAAATTCTGGCCCAAGACCAATGGAACTTCTCATCATGGGACTTGCTGGTTGTAGCAGTATCGATGTATTGATGATCCTAAACAAATATCGTATCGAAGTAAAAGACTACTCTGTGGATGTGGAAGCGGACCGCGAAAAAGTAGAGGAAGCCAATCTTTTTAAAAAAATCCACATGAAGTTTTTTGTGAAAGGTGATTTCCAAGAAACACAAGTAAAACGAGCAATTGATTTGAGTTTAGAAAAATATTGTTCTGTTGCAAAAACCTTAGAAAAAACAGCATCAATTACGTATGAATTAGAATTGGTTTCCTAA
- a CDS encoding DUF547 domain-containing protein, translating into MKHYFALLFVLGMSQSLVAQTFDHKHSVWDSLLKKHVKNGFVSYKGFISDASLLNGYLDNLTKVTDNQYQTFSEKEKLSFLINAYNAFTVKLILDHYPVESITDIGSPISKINLARGIPWKKEFFSLLGKSRHLDWIEHEKLRKDFAEPRIHFAIVCASIGCPILQSEAYTPNLLEKQLQTAKLVFLKNPKKNSYDKNSNTLYLSKIFNWFQPDFTKKTSLIQFVQDGFEDTIKPDAKIIYNEYNWDLNELK; encoded by the coding sequence ATGAAACATTATTTTGCGCTTTTGTTTGTTTTGGGTATGTCCCAATCCTTAGTTGCCCAGACGTTTGACCATAAACACAGTGTTTGGGATTCTTTACTCAAAAAACATGTGAAAAATGGGTTTGTTTCCTACAAAGGGTTTATTTCTGATGCTTCACTATTAAATGGGTATCTTGACAACCTAACAAAAGTAACCGATAACCAATATCAAACGTTTTCGGAAAAAGAAAAACTTAGTTTTTTAATCAACGCATACAATGCATTTACAGTGAAACTCATCCTTGATCACTATCCTGTTGAAAGTATCACTGACATCGGTTCTCCCATTTCAAAGATCAATTTGGCGAGAGGTATTCCTTGGAAAAAAGAATTTTTTTCTCTACTTGGAAAATCGAGGCATTTGGATTGGATTGAACATGAAAAATTAAGAAAAGATTTTGCAGAACCAAGGATTCATTTTGCCATTGTTTGTGCTTCTATCGGATGTCCCATTTTACAATCGGAAGCATACACACCAAATCTTTTAGAAAAACAATTACAAACTGCAAAACTTGTTTTCTTAAAAAATCCGAAGAAAAATTCCTATGATAAAAATTCGAATACATTGTATCTAAGTAAAATTTTCAATTGGTTCCAACCAGATTTTACAAAAAAAACAAGTTTGATCCAGTTTGTTCAAGATGGTTTTGAAGATACAATCAAACCCGATGCAAAAATCATTTATAATGAATACAATTGGGATCTTAATGAATTAAAATAA
- a CDS encoding TIGR04452 family lipoprotein, which translates to MKQTLNSIFIGFFLITMAFVINCNQPTLARLSNDNILGADAKAALLEASKRIDGVKFASLGVNSAGAEASSALLNDILIPILAEIDPAKYYKRDGVDACVKNIYILGLALPNYASVELSCSIEEVTSFDFLK; encoded by the coding sequence ATGAAACAAACATTAAATTCAATCTTCATCGGATTTTTCCTTATAACGATGGCCTTTGTTATCAATTGCAACCAACCAACGCTTGCTAGGTTAAGCAATGATAATATTTTGGGAGCTGATGCAAAGGCGGCCTTATTAGAAGCCTCCAAACGAATTGATGGAGTTAAGTTTGCCTCATTGGGTGTCAATTCTGCAGGTGCTGAAGCATCTTCGGCTTTATTAAATGACATACTGATTCCAATCCTGGCTGAAATAGATCCAGCCAAGTATTATAAACGAGATGGTGTGGATGCATGTGTGAAAAATATTTACATCTTGGGATTAGCACTTCCTAACTATGCTTCCGTTGAGCTTTCGTGTTCAATTGAAGAAGTGACATCCTTTGATTTTTTGAAATAA
- a CDS encoding alpha/beta hydrolase translates to MLDDENDLESLGPLKVLRVKGDPDAPTVVLFHGYGASAFDLFPIHEVLVTDQKFNWVFPHGHLSIPLMPGYSGRAWFPIDMAALEEAIRKNDFRNFADKDPEGMDIARASAYLMLEALGVPWNQLILGGFSQGAMLATDLTLRNELIPKGLMILSGALVNESLWKDLAPKKSNLRFFQSHGEYDPILGYANAKKLEKLLRGSGLLGEFIAFPGGHEIPAPVVQGISRYLNSLS, encoded by the coding sequence ATGTTAGATGATGAAAATGATTTAGAATCCCTTGGACCATTAAAAGTTTTACGTGTAAAAGGGGATCCGGATGCTCCAACAGTTGTTTTGTTTCATGGATATGGAGCAAGTGCATTTGATTTATTTCCGATCCATGAAGTTTTAGTGACAGACCAAAAATTCAATTGGGTATTCCCTCATGGACATTTGAGTATTCCACTGATGCCCGGGTATTCAGGTCGTGCATGGTTTCCCATTGACATGGCCGCCTTAGAAGAAGCTATCCGTAAAAACGATTTTCGAAATTTTGCAGATAAAGATCCAGAAGGTATGGACATCGCAAGAGCTTCCGCCTATTTGATGTTAGAAGCATTGGGTGTCCCATGGAACCAACTAATTTTAGGTGGTTTTTCTCAAGGAGCAATGCTTGCCACGGATCTTACCTTACGAAATGAACTGATTCCAAAAGGCCTTATGATCCTTTCTGGAGCTTTGGTAAATGAATCCCTTTGGAAAGACTTAGCTCCTAAAAAATCCAATTTACGTTTTTTTCAATCCCATGGTGAATACGATCCAATCTTAGGATATGCCAATGCGAAAAAACTAGAAAAATTACTCCGTGGTTCTGGTTTACTCGGCGAATTCATCGCATTTCCTGGTGGGCATGAAATTCCAGCTCCTGTGGTACAAGGGATTAGTCGGTATCTGAATAGTTTATCCTAA
- a CDS encoding peroxiredoxin, whose translation MALRLGDEAPNFQAETSEGKIDFHEYLGQSWGILFSHPKDYTPVCTTELGYVAKIKPEFEKRNVKVIALSVDPVDSHKGWISDINETQSTNVNYPIIADADKKVSNLYDMIHPNASETTTVRSVFVVGPDKKVKLTLTYPASTGRNFDELLRVIDSLQLTSQFSVATPANWKDGEDTIIVPSVSDEDAKKKFPKGFRTIKPYLRYTPQPNK comes from the coding sequence ATGGCACTACGACTCGGCGATGAAGCACCCAATTTCCAAGCGGAAACTTCGGAAGGTAAAATTGACTTCCATGAATATTTAGGACAAAGTTGGGGGATTTTATTTTCTCACCCAAAAGACTACACTCCAGTTTGTACCACGGAACTCGGTTACGTTGCAAAAATCAAACCTGAGTTTGAAAAACGAAACGTGAAAGTGATCGCTCTTTCAGTTGATCCAGTAGATAGCCATAAAGGATGGATCTCTGATATCAATGAAACACAAAGCACAAATGTTAATTATCCAATCATTGCTGACGCTGACAAAAAAGTTTCCAATTTGTATGATATGATCCATCCAAATGCAAGTGAAACAACAACTGTAAGATCTGTGTTTGTTGTTGGTCCTGACAAAAAAGTAAAACTAACTCTCACATACCCTGCGTCAACTGGTAGAAATTTTGATGAGTTACTACGTGTGATTGATTCATTACAACTCACTTCTCAATTCAGTGTGGCAACTCCGGCAAACTGGAAAGATGGTGAAGATACAATCATCGTTCCATCTGTTTCTGATGAAGATGCGAAGAAAAAATTCCCAAAAGGATTTCGCACCATCAAACCTTATTTACGTTACACACCACAACCAAATAAATAG
- a CDS encoding DUF1554 domain-containing protein: MKSLPSKSVLGFQVVSIFLSVMVSVVSCSKSKDNNDTVIGTMLVALNANSGCANKDHCKMFVIKANAILNAGISGLDSQCNSDENKPSGGGNYKAMVADGTNRVACTSANCATASTSEHIDWILKPNKEYRRDDGSTVIGYTTKNGIFESDLTNEISSVINGTNLTITGLNANWTNSSNDCSNFSTTVGNVAIGSHIEKTITSVIAFGSAVCSSTRKLICVEQ, translated from the coding sequence ATGAAAAGTTTACCTAGCAAATCCGTTTTAGGGTTTCAAGTTGTGTCTATTTTTTTAAGCGTTATGGTTTCTGTAGTTTCTTGCTCCAAGAGTAAAGATAACAATGACACGGTCATTGGTACGATGTTAGTTGCTTTAAATGCAAATTCAGGCTGCGCAAACAAAGACCATTGTAAAATGTTTGTCATCAAAGCAAATGCCATTCTGAATGCTGGTATTTCAGGACTTGATAGCCAATGTAATTCCGACGAAAACAAACCTTCTGGTGGTGGCAATTACAAAGCGATGGTAGCCGATGGAACAAATCGTGTAGCGTGTACTTCCGCAAATTGTGCCACTGCTAGTACATCAGAACATATTGATTGGATACTCAAACCCAATAAGGAATATCGAAGGGATGATGGGTCAACTGTGATAGGTTATACAACCAAAAATGGAATCTTTGAATCAGATTTGACGAATGAAATATCATCAGTTATAAATGGGACAAATTTAACGATAACTGGTTTAAATGCAAATTGGACAAACAGCTCAAATGATTGTTCCAATTTTTCTACAACCGTTGGGAATGTTGCCATTGGATCGCATATTGAAAAAACAATAACAAGTGTAATAGCGTTTGGGAGCGCCGTGTGTTCCAGCACCAGGAAGTTAATTTGTGTGGAACAATAA
- a CDS encoding RNA polymerase sigma factor, with product MSQIYERSHKRIFDFLYKYTQNADTAMDLMQDSFLSFHKHYSNAGLSEEKSVMVLYTIARNLSINYAKKFSTSREIASDEIEFHSHNPKLETKAEYQDLEDRLYSFLSELSEEERSALLLKNVEGFQLVQIAEILGVSVSTASRLVIKATEKVLAIAKRENLVPD from the coding sequence ATGAGTCAAATCTACGAAAGAAGTCATAAACGAATTTTTGACTTTCTTTATAAGTACACTCAAAATGCGGACACAGCCATGGATTTAATGCAAGATAGCTTTTTAAGTTTCCATAAACATTATAGCAATGCTGGCCTCTCAGAAGAGAAGTCCGTCATGGTTTTGTATACCATTGCTCGCAATTTATCTATCAATTATGCTAAAAAATTTTCCACTTCGAGGGAAATTGCTTCGGACGAAATCGAATTCCACAGCCACAATCCAAAATTGGAGACAAAAGCTGAATACCAAGACCTAGAAGACCGTTTGTATAGTTTTTTAAGTGAACTTTCTGAAGAGGAAAGGTCTGCTTTGTTATTAAAAAACGTAGAAGGTTTCCAACTGGTTCAAATCGCAGAAATCTTAGGCGTTTCAGTTTCCACAGCCTCAAGGCTTGTCATCAAAGCCACTGAGAAAGTATTGGCCATAGCAAAAAGGGAAAATCTGGTTCCAGATTAA
- the sthA gene encoding Si-specific NAD(P)(+) transhydrogenase has translation MSINRFDLIAIGGGPAAQKAAIQASKLGKKAAIIEKDPYLGGGCVHWGTIPSKSLQETSRFYRNLKLSNLHGLQSPQTTQLTLQELMFRASTVIEKEEDVTREQMIQNRVTTLTGWGKIVDPNRVEVTDSAGRKKVYETDNILIATGSSPRRPSNENIPFEDGLVYDSDGLFAMKKLPSTLAVVGAGIIGSEYATIFAHIGVKVHLFDSQNRILGFLDEDISNEMTRIMQNSGIQIHVDSSITTYKKISDEEGYELTTNKGEVVKVNQVLISRGRLGNVDNLGLESVGIIPNDRNQILVNENYQTNVPTIYACGDVIGFPSLASVSMYQGAYVAKHMFGHPSVPVDAEEFPIGIYTLPEIATIGPTEEALKKRGVPYGVGLAKFDTITRAQISGDQVGLLKILYDKQTRRVLGVHIISDKATELITLGQCVVSLKAPIEYFTEHIFNYPTMIGAYKNAANDALLREK, from the coding sequence ATGTCTATCAATCGATTTGATTTAATCGCTATCGGGGGCGGTCCAGCCGCTCAAAAAGCTGCTATCCAAGCAAGTAAACTCGGCAAAAAAGCTGCTATCATTGAAAAAGACCCTTATTTAGGTGGTGGTTGTGTCCACTGGGGGACCATCCCCTCCAAATCCCTACAAGAAACAAGCCGATTCTATAGAAATTTAAAACTATCGAACCTTCATGGGTTACAATCACCGCAGACCACACAACTCACCCTCCAAGAGCTTATGTTTCGTGCCTCCACTGTCATTGAAAAAGAAGAAGATGTCACTCGGGAACAAATGATCCAAAACCGAGTCACAACTCTCACTGGTTGGGGGAAAATCGTTGATCCAAACCGAGTAGAAGTGACCGATTCCGCTGGCAGGAAAAAAGTTTACGAGACAGATAACATCCTCATCGCAACGGGGAGTAGTCCACGCAGGCCATCTAACGAAAACATCCCTTTTGAGGATGGATTGGTTTATGATAGTGATGGTTTGTTTGCGATGAAAAAACTACCAAGTACTTTGGCTGTTGTGGGAGCAGGGATCATTGGCTCAGAGTATGCTACAATTTTTGCTCATATTGGAGTGAAAGTCCATCTTTTTGATTCACAAAATCGAATTCTTGGATTTTTGGATGAAGACATTTCCAATGAAATGACTCGGATCATGCAAAATTCAGGGATTCAAATTCACGTGGATTCTTCTATCACAACTTATAAAAAAATTTCTGATGAAGAAGGTTATGAACTTACAACAAACAAAGGTGAGGTGGTAAAAGTCAACCAAGTCCTTATTTCTAGAGGAAGACTCGGTAATGTTGACAATTTAGGATTAGAATCTGTTGGAATTATACCTAATGATAGAAACCAAATCCTAGTGAATGAGAATTACCAAACCAATGTACCTACAATTTACGCATGTGGAGATGTGATCGGATTCCCTAGTTTAGCATCCGTTTCTATGTACCAAGGTGCTTATGTCGCAAAACACATGTTTGGCCATCCTTCTGTTCCAGTGGATGCAGAAGAATTCCCAATTGGAATTTATACATTACCAGAAATTGCAACCATCGGACCAACGGAAGAAGCTCTAAAAAAAAGGGGAGTTCCCTATGGTGTTGGTCTTGCTAAATTTGATACCATCACTCGGGCACAGATCAGTGGCGACCAAGTTGGGTTACTCAAAATTCTTTATGACAAACAAACAAGGAGAGTTCTTGGAGTTCATATCATTTCGGACAAAGCAACGGAACTCATCACTCTTGGACAATGTGTTGTAAGCCTAAAAGCTCCAATTGAGTATTTCACCGAACATATTTTTAATTACCCAACCATGATTGGTGCCTACAAAAATGCTGCCAATGATGCCCTTTTGCGTGAAAAATAA